In Terriglobus aquaticus, the genomic window GCATCCGCTTCAGGCTTGAGCGAAGCGGAAAGAGGGCGTCCGTCTTGGATCGAGTAGGCGTCCGTGGTCAGCAAAACGACTCCTTGCAGGTGAAAACAACGTGCTGGGGAGGGGAGCGAGTTCGCGTCGGCGAATCGCTCCCGCTCTGTTATTTCTGCGGCGGGTTGCTGGTGCCGGTGGCCGGAGCGGTGGGTTGCGCGGTGCCGGTTCCGTCTGCCGGGGCGGTGCCATTGGAGGGCTGCGCGGCAGGAGCTGCCGTGCCGTTCGCGGGAGCGGCCTGGCCGTTCGCAGACTGAGACGCCACGTCTGCAGCGGTGCTTCCCGCGGCGTTCTGGGCGGCGGCATTGGCCGCAGCCTGGTCGACCGCGGTTGTCGGTGCCTTGTAGTACGCCAGCTTCAGGTACACGGGCGTCACTTCAAACGGCATCTTGTCGCGAGACGAAAGCAGGGGCTCGTAGGTGGAGTGCATCTGCACCACCTGGTCGGTCCAGGGGTCAAACCGCAGGAACGATCCCAGCGGCATGGCCGCGTTCTGCTTCAGGTCGTTCATGTTCAGCTTCTGACCCTTGCTGACAAGACCCTGCAGCCAGAACGTGCCTGTCTTGGCGTCCTTGAGCAGGGAATCGCCCAGCATCGGCTCGTTCAGCGCGGTCAAAGACTTGTAGCGCGCCTGCATCTGCGCGAGATACAGGCCAAACTGACCGGCTGCGTCCTGCAGTTCTTTGGGCTGCAACAGCTCGACAGTCTTCTTGGCCGCTTCTTCGTTGTCACGATCCGTGTGATGCATCGGGATCCTGGCGAACGCAGCAGTGTCGGGGAAGAGCAGGCGATCGTTGAAGGCGTACTTCGTGTCCAGGCGGTGACCCTGGATGATGTGGGCCAACTGGAACGCGATGACGGCGTACAGGTTGTTGACCTGTTCGTTCTTATCGCCGGGTACCGCGGTGGTGTCGATCAGGCTCTTGGAGAGCACGATGGTGTTGCCGATGGCAAGCGACTCGAGCGGCTCGGTGAGCAGCGTGCGGACACGGATCGGGCGGGCCGTCTGGATGTTGTTGTAGGCGAGAATGTTGCCGGCGATCTGCTCCAGAATCTTGTCGAAGTCAGAGGGCGCGTCCAACAGGCCGGCCTGAAAGAGCCGCTCGATGACGTTGTCTTCCGCCTGCTGCACCCAGGCGCGCTGAGCGCCGAGCGGCGAGACATCCTGCGCATCGTTGGATACGTCTGTGGCGCCTGCCACTTCCACGTCCACGTTGTCGGACGTGTTCTGCGGCACCTTCAGCACATAACCCCAGATGTGATTGACGGCCTTAAACTTGACCGTGTTCTCTTCGCTCTTGGGATCGCTCTCTTCCATGTAGGAGCTGGTGGGCAGCCAAAGGCCGGGCTGCACGTTGGTGCGCCAGGAATCGAAGTGGTAGTACTCGCGGATGTCCTTTTCCGTGCCGGCAAATGAACCGTTGAAGCGGACGATGTTGCCGCCCTGCGGCTCAATCCAGATGCGACCAAAGAAACGGCCGCGGGTGTGGTTCGTCGCGGGCTCCACGTCAAAGACGGCGGTGCGGACCGAACCCACAAAATCGTTGCGGACAAACCCGAACTTGTACTGGGTGCGGTTGAAGTCCTTGGAGTCGATCAGCAGCATCTGGACGAAGCCAGCCTCGCTGAACTCCAGGTGGAGCGACCGGTTGAGACCACCGATGTAGCTTCCGGAACCCTTGAAGACGTTGAGCTTGCTCATGAAGCCCTTCTTCTCGCCGGCCGTTCCGGTGTGCTTGACCGCGCTTTTTTCGTACGGGTTGTCACCGATCACCTTGCCGAAATCCACGCGGCCCAGAAAGTGCTGATCGGAGACGGGCACCTGCAACAGGGCCGGATCCGGCTTCATGTTCTGGATGTACGTTTCGACGAGCGGAGCGCGATCGCGGACCACCTTAACCACCTCGGCTTCACGCGCGATTGCCTTGTCAATCAGGGCGTTCTGTGCCGGGGTGAGCTTGCGCGCGGGCAGGTCGTCCTTGGGCTTCTTCTTTCCGAGAAGAGGGATGGCCGCATGCGCCTGGGTCGCGCTGACCGCGAGCATGCCTGCGAGAAGTCCCGCGATGCATGGCTTTCGAAGATTGGTCATGATGTCGGAACTCCTGAAGCTTGGCTGAAAGCCGATCTGCTGTGTGCCACTTGGCGTATTATCCCGCATTGCGCTCCGGGGGCTGGAGCTTAGCTGGCGAGCTGGAAGGTGATGTTGACCACGCCGTCCCAGTCGACGGCCTTGCCGTCCTGCGTGGCGGGTTGGAAGCGCATGCCCTGTGCAGCACGTTCGGCTGCCTGGTCAAGACCGTGACCCAGGCTGCTGGACACGCCCAGAACCTGGACCGAGCCGCTGGACGTGACGTGGATGCGAACTGCAACACTGCCTTCGATGTGTGCGTTCTTGGCATCTTCGGTGTATTCCGGCCGAGGCTTGAACAGGACCTTGGGAGCTGTTCTGGGAGCAGACACGGGCTGAGCGATCTGAGTTGCGACCGGCTGCGGTTTATTGTTCATTGCGATCTGGATGGCACCCGCGCGTGCCGGACCGCTGCCGTTGCTGCCCGCCATGCCGTTGCTCAGGCCACGGATCGGCACGGCGGCGTTGTCGCGGCCCGCCATGTTGGTGCCATTGGGGCTACCTGACCCCGAGAGGGCGATCTTGGTGGGGTTACCCAGGCCCGAGTTGGACGCGTTCATGCCAGGAGCGCCGGAGCGGCCCAAGTTGATGGGCGACACTGCGGGGCCGGAGGTGTTGTTGATCGGGTTGGTCAGGTTGCCAAGGCGAACGGGGCTGGGGTGTGCGCTGTTGTTGGGCACCGAGGCAGCCTGGGCGATCTGAATCGCAACCGGCTTGGGCGCGGGCGGCGGTTCGACGGCCTTGGGCGCGGGCGACGTCTTTACAACTTCAGGAGCCGGCTTGACCACGGGCGGCTGGATCTTGGGAGGCTCCGGCGTTTCGACCACGATGGGCGGCTTGATCGGTTCGATCGGCTTGATCTTGGGCGGCGGCGGAAGCTTGACGATCGGCTTCGGCTTGGGCGGCTCCGGGGGCAGGGGCTTCACGGCGTTAAAGGTGATGACCTTCTGCTGCTCGAGCTGCTTCTTGACCGTGGTCTTGATCATGAGAGCGGCGGTCAGCACGGAGCCGAAGATGAGCAGTGCAACCGGGTAGGACCGCTTGTCCTGCTTGCCGGTGTCCACCACGCCGAAGTCTTTGAAGGCCAGATCGCGCTGTGTGCGCAGGGTCGGGTCGGACGTGGCGGCGGGAACACGCGAGGTTGCAGGAGCGGGGCGTGTTGTCTGGGGTGGACGGGGGGTCTCAGTCGTCATACGAGCGTCAGTTCCTCGGCAAAGGCCTAGAAGTTCGGTTGTGTTTCAGTCGAAACATGCGATCTGTGCAGGGGATTCCTTGGGAGTGCACATGCCCACGTTGTAGGGCGCTTGCTGTCTCTGTTTCCTCAACAGCGATCGCGTGTTCTGGAGTGCAACACTGCCAGGTTTGATGCCTCCGATCATAAGGCGCATCGGCGGGTGATTTCTGGAAATATCGCTGCAACTTTTGTGCCAGCGCGGTGTCCACAAGCATTACTTCTTTCTTAGGACGGTGGAGTCGCCAAAGGGGTTCTGCATAGGATGCGAAAAAAGCGCGACGTGTCCACCAAGGGCTGGATTCGGCGTACTGCCGATTGTTGTTTCTGCAAGTTGCAGGTCCTCTTTAGCGACTTGAAAACGTCCGCGTAGCGACTCATTTTGCAGCGCTGTGCGCGATGCGACAGCATTGGTGTCCACGCGTCTCGAAAGATTCGGAAGCGGTACAAAAGGCTTGCACTCGGTGTCCTTTAGTCTGCTCCCATGCTTCAAGAGATGTTTCACGTGCCGCTTCCGCTGCTGGAAAAGATTCTTCGGCCGATTCTTGTGTATCTTGCGTTGATTCTTTTGCTGCGCTTATTCGGCAAGCGGGAGCTCGCGCAATTGAATCCGTTCGACCTGGTGTTGCTGCTGATGCTGTCAAACACAGTGCAGAACGCAATCATCGGAGATGACAATTCGCTATCCGGCGGCATTGTGGGTGCGGTCGCGTTGCTCTTGACGAACTTCCTGCTCAATCGTCTTCTGTTCCACTTTCCGAAGCTCGATCGCGCGCTGCAGGGAGAACAGACAGTGCTCGTGAGAGATGGAGCCGTGGATGCAAAAGCAATGAAGCAGGAGATGTTGACGCGCGAGGAATTGATACAGGTGATTCATCGACAGAACATCACCGGCCTCGCTGACGTTCGTCTGTGCGTGCTGGAACCGAACGGCACTTTCTATGTAGAAAGCACGCCCGACAGCGTGCCTCGGCTTCGTCACGAAGAACTGATGAAGCGGCTGGACGCCATGCAGCGCGAACTCTCGGAGTTACGCTCGAATGGACCTTCCAGGGACTCCGACCAAGCCACAGCTTAGCGACGCTGCAACCGGCGCATCTGCTCGCGATAGCGATCGCTCGTACCGCCCGCGGCGGCATCTC contains:
- a CDS encoding RodZ family helix-turn-helix domain-containing protein, with translation MTNLRKPCIAGLLAGMLAVSATQAHAAIPLLGKKKPKDDLPARKLTPAQNALIDKAIAREAEVVKVVRDRAPLVETYIQNMKPDPALLQVPVSDQHFLGRVDFGKVIGDNPYEKSAVKHTGTAGEKKGFMSKLNVFKGSGSYIGGLNRSLHLEFSEAGFVQMLLIDSKDFNRTQYKFGFVRNDFVGSVRTAVFDVEPATNHTRGRFFGRIWIEPQGGNIVRFNGSFAGTEKDIREYYHFDSWRTNVQPGLWLPTSSYMEESDPKSEENTVKFKAVNHIWGYVLKVPQNTSDNVDVEVAGATDVSNDAQDVSPLGAQRAWVQQAEDNVIERLFQAGLLDAPSDFDKILEQIAGNILAYNNIQTARPIRVRTLLTEPLESLAIGNTIVLSKSLIDTTAVPGDKNEQVNNLYAVIAFQLAHIIQGHRLDTKYAFNDRLLFPDTAAFARIPMHHTDRDNEEAAKKTVELLQPKELQDAAGQFGLYLAQMQARYKSLTALNEPMLGDSLLKDAKTGTFWLQGLVSKGQKLNMNDLKQNAAMPLGSFLRFDPWTDQVVQMHSTYEPLLSSRDKMPFEVTPVYLKLAYYKAPTTAVDQAAANAAAQNAAGSTAADVASQSANGQAAPANGTAAPAAQPSNGTAPADGTGTAQPTAPATGTSNPPQK
- a CDS encoding energy transducer TonB, whose product is MTTETPRPPQTTRPAPATSRVPAATSDPTLRTQRDLAFKDFGVVDTGKQDKRSYPVALLIFGSVLTAALMIKTTVKKQLEQQKVITFNAVKPLPPEPPKPKPIVKLPPPPKIKPIEPIKPPIVVETPEPPKIQPPVVKPAPEVVKTSPAPKAVEPPPAPKPVAIQIAQAASVPNNSAHPSPVRLGNLTNPINNTSGPAVSPINLGRSGAPGMNASNSGLGNPTKIALSGSGSPNGTNMAGRDNAAVPIRGLSNGMAGSNGSGPARAGAIQIAMNNKPQPVATQIAQPVSAPRTAPKVLFKPRPEYTEDAKNAHIEGSVAVRIHVTSSGSVQVLGVSSSLGHGLDQAAERAAQGMRFQPATQDGKAVDWDGVVNITFQLAS
- a CDS encoding DUF421 domain-containing protein — translated: MLQEMFHVPLPLLEKILRPILVYLALILLLRLFGKRELAQLNPFDLVLLLMLSNTVQNAIIGDDNSLSGGIVGAVALLLTNFLLNRLLFHFPKLDRALQGEQTVLVRDGAVDAKAMKQEMLTREELIQVIHRQNITGLADVRLCVLEPNGTFYVESTPDSVPRLRHEELMKRLDAMQRELSELRSNGPSRDSDQATA